From Streptomyces sp. NBC_01460, a single genomic window includes:
- a CDS encoding glycoside hydrolase family 6 protein, which produces MSRTSPTTLRRSRTALIAAGALVAAAAGSAAAVAPFGASAAAAAGCTVDYKIQNQWNGGLTAAVSVTNKGDAVSSWQLEWSFAGSEKISQGWNATVSQSGAAVTAKSLSYNGALATGASASFGFNASGNGNSTVPATFKLNGVTCTGDVTGPTDPTDPTDPPTDPPAGSKVNNPYAGAKVYVNPEWSSKAAAEPGGSKVSNQPTGVWLDRIAAIEGANGSMGLRDHLDAALTQKGSGELVVQLVIYNLPGRDCAALASNGELGPTEIGRYKSEYIDPIAAILADSKYAGLRIVTTVEIDSLPNLVTNAGGRPTATPACDVMKANGNYVKGVGYALNKLGDAGNVYNYIDAGHHGWIGWDDNFGASADIFHQAATAEGATVDDVQGFITNTANYSALKETNFKIEDSVNGTSVRQSKWVDWNRYTDELSFAQAFRTKLVSVGFKSDVGMLIDTSRNGWGGAARPAGPGATTSVDTYVDGGRIDRRIHLGNWCNQAGAGLGERPKAAPEAGIDAYVWMKPPGESDGSSKAIPNDEGKGFDRMCDPTYTGNARNNNNMSGALGDAPVSGKWFSAQFQELMKNAYPAL; this is translated from the coding sequence ATGAGCCGCACGAGCCCCACCACCCTGCGCCGATCCCGAACGGCGCTCATCGCCGCGGGGGCACTCGTCGCCGCAGCCGCGGGATCCGCCGCCGCGGTGGCCCCCTTCGGAGCCTCCGCCGCAGCGGCGGCAGGCTGCACCGTCGACTACAAGATCCAGAACCAGTGGAACGGCGGACTGACCGCTGCGGTGAGCGTCACGAACAAGGGTGACGCCGTCTCCAGCTGGCAGCTGGAATGGTCGTTCGCCGGCAGTGAGAAGATCAGCCAGGGCTGGAACGCCACGGTCTCGCAGAGCGGTGCGGCTGTCACCGCGAAGAGCCTCTCCTACAACGGCGCTCTCGCCACCGGCGCCTCCGCTTCCTTCGGCTTCAACGCGTCGGGCAACGGCAACAGCACCGTCCCCGCGACCTTCAAGCTGAACGGCGTCACCTGCACCGGTGACGTGACAGGTCCGACCGATCCGACGGACCCGACCGATCCGCCCACCGATCCCCCCGCGGGCAGCAAGGTGAACAACCCCTACGCGGGCGCCAAGGTCTACGTGAACCCGGAGTGGTCGTCGAAGGCGGCCGCCGAACCGGGCGGCAGCAAGGTATCGAACCAGCCGACGGGTGTCTGGCTCGACCGCATCGCGGCGATCGAGGGCGCCAACGGCAGCATGGGCCTGCGCGACCACCTGGACGCGGCCCTGACCCAGAAGGGCTCCGGCGAGCTCGTCGTCCAGCTCGTCATCTACAACCTGCCGGGACGCGACTGCGCGGCGCTGGCTTCCAACGGCGAGCTCGGCCCCACCGAGATCGGCCGCTACAAGTCGGAGTACATCGACCCGATCGCGGCGATCCTCGCCGACTCGAAGTACGCGGGCCTGCGCATCGTCACCACCGTCGAGATCGACTCGCTGCCGAACCTGGTCACCAACGCCGGCGGCCGCCCCACGGCCACCCCGGCCTGTGACGTCATGAAGGCCAACGGCAACTACGTCAAGGGTGTCGGCTACGCACTCAACAAGCTCGGCGACGCCGGCAACGTCTACAACTACATCGACGCCGGTCACCACGGCTGGATCGGCTGGGACGACAACTTCGGCGCCTCCGCCGACATCTTCCACCAGGCCGCCACCGCCGAGGGCGCGACCGTCGACGACGTCCAGGGCTTCATCACCAACACGGCCAACTACAGCGCGCTGAAGGAGACGAACTTCAAGATCGAGGACTCCGTCAACGGGACCTCGGTGCGCCAGTCGAAGTGGGTCGACTGGAACCGCTACACGGACGAGCTCTCGTTCGCGCAGGCCTTCCGGACCAAGCTCGTCTCGGTCGGCTTCAAGTCGGACGTCGGCATGCTCATCGACACCTCGCGCAACGGTTGGGGCGGCGCGGCCCGGCCGGCCGGCCCCGGTGCCACGACCAGCGTCGACACCTATGTGGACGGCGGTCGTATCGACCGGCGCATCCACCTCGGCAACTGGTGCAACCAGGCCGGAGCCGGCCTCGGAGAACGGCCCAAGGCGGCTCCGGAAGCCGGCATCGACGCGTACGTCTGGATGAAGCCCCCGGGGGAGTCGGACGGGTCCAGCAAGGCGATCCCGAACGACGAGGGCAAGGGGTTCGACCGGATGTGCGACCCGACCTACACGGGTAACGCACGCAACAACAACAACATGTCGGGAGCCCTGGGCGACGCCCCGGTCTCCGGCAAGTGGTTCTCCGCCCAGTTCCAGGAGCTCATGAAGAACGCCTACCCGGCGCTCTAG
- a CDS encoding VanZ family protein — MNAEANRSARRRGTGRLLLRAAALTAAFLALVAFSVVLAKVTLTPSPASEDIVTSNLKPGRSLRQYAEDYTFLAACKQAGGNLLLGAPFGVLLPILVPRRLRMLRMTVLTVLVIAVVELVQGALVAGRAFDIDDVILNTSGALLGYLLLGRRVSHRYHALSDEPAPAKGAKSAPKPGAEPTSGARTKSGTKPATKAKAAVATRTGMRAKLGGRTKEPAARRSASAPVTRGRALVDRWRSRREGPGGGAPGARRRGA, encoded by the coding sequence ATGAATGCAGAGGCGAATCGTAGTGCACGACGCAGAGGTACGGGACGTCTACTGCTGCGCGCCGCGGCGTTGACCGCGGCGTTTCTCGCGCTTGTGGCGTTCTCCGTGGTGCTGGCGAAGGTGACGCTCACGCCGTCGCCCGCGTCGGAGGACATCGTCACCTCCAATCTGAAACCGGGGCGGTCCCTGCGCCAGTACGCGGAGGACTACACCTTCCTCGCCGCGTGCAAGCAGGCGGGCGGGAACCTCCTGCTCGGCGCGCCGTTCGGCGTACTGCTGCCGATCCTGGTGCCGCGCCGTCTCCGGATGCTCCGGATGACCGTGCTGACCGTGCTGGTCATCGCGGTCGTCGAGCTGGTGCAGGGTGCGCTCGTGGCGGGGCGCGCCTTCGACATCGACGACGTCATCCTCAACACCAGTGGTGCGCTGCTGGGTTACCTGCTGCTGGGGCGGCGCGTCAGCCATCGCTACCACGCCCTTTCCGACGAGCCGGCACCGGCGAAGGGGGCGAAGTCCGCCCCGAAGCCCGGAGCGGAGCCGACGTCCGGAGCCAGGACGAAGTCCGGCACGAAGCCCGCCACCAAGGCGAAGGCCGCTGTCGCCACGCGGACCGGGATGAGGGCGAAGCTGGGCGGGCGGACCAAGGAGCCCGCCGCGCGCCGGAGCGCGTCCGCGCCGGTGACTCGCGGACGCGCTCTGGTCGACAGGTGGCGCAGCCGGCGGGAGGGCCCGGGCGGGGGAGCGCCCGGAGCCCGCCGGCGCGGAGCCTAG